The window TTTTTCTCCCCACACTGACCATCGTCGCCTCCTACATGACCATTCTGCTGAAGGTGAGAGAAACTGCACCCAGCTGGCACAAAATGGCTGATTCAGTAGGGTAGAGTCCAGGGAACTCAACTCAGACTCTGCAAAAAACAGCATGCCATGTAACTCATTGATTAATGGAATCAATTGTCCTGGCATATTCTGAGTGGGGCACACTATAACATATGGAATGCATGGGTCGTACAGTCCAGCCAGCATGATCTATTACCGTGATGGTGGACTCAATAGCTGTAGCCAACAGGTGGTCTAGCGTGCGTGGCCcttgtgtatttgtttgtgtttactgacatgtctctctgtgtaggtttACCTTTCTAGTCGCGCTCTGGCATCTATTCCCTCCTCAACTATCACTCACACCAGCAAAGACCTGAGACTCACAaagatacctacatgtacatactacctcaataagcctgactaacaggtgtctgtatatagccttgctactctttgttcaaatgtatttttactgttttatttctttacttaccgacacacacacacacctttttttcccGCAccagagcctgtaagtaagcatttcactgttgtattcgacgcacgtgacaaataaactttcatTTGATTTGGTATGTGGAAAACAGACTGTTAGAAGAAGCTTAGTTACTGGCTTGAAATGATGTCATAACATCTGCTTTATTCCAATGTTAACTTTTGTATTAACATTGTAACAAGTGTGTAAGTACAGACAGCACAGTATATATTTATGTTGTTtcatctactgtctgtctgtcccagataGCAGCTGTGGTGTGCTCCACCTTCCTCTTATCTTGGACTCCCTATGCCATTGGCTCCCTCTACTCTGCCTTGGCCCCCAAGGAGGAGCATTGGGCCAGGGAGGCCATGCAGGGAGGAGGCCCCTCCATGGGGACTGGAGGATCCACCGGGATGGCCTCAGCCTTCCCAAACATCCCCAACTCAATTGGACCTCCACGGAAAACTACGGAAGTGTCTACTACGACCCTGGAGAATCCTTGCGGGACGTGACCAACCCAGATCCCTACTCCTATTCTGGCTTAGGCCACAGTCTGTCTGCTGCTTCCACCCGCAGTTCAGCCCCAGGCCAGGAGGGGGAGTCGGAGACAGGGAGCAACCGGCCGGTGTCCTGCCTGCCACCTATGGTGTCTCTGATACCAGCAATGTTCACCAAGTCTCACTGCATGATTAACCCCTTCATCTGCCAGATCATGAACAAGGAGTTCAGAGAGGATGTGTACGACATACTGTTTGGGAGACAGaacggggagaggaggagaatgcgGGGAAGAGCAGGGAGCTACTCTGACAGTAAGGTGTCTTTTATAGCTACAGGTGCAGAATGACAGATAACTGTCTCTATTTTTCTCCTCAGCCCACAAAGGCAGCGTCTCCTACTGCCACAGCTGGCGAGGGAGGAGCAACCCCAAGGCCATGCCCATGGTGGAGttggggaagaaagagagggccCCACCATCTCGGTGGGGTGGGACGCCCTGGGCGTGGCCTCGCTGGACACACAGGTCAACATGGATGGAGTCTGAgcgaggcagggagagagacagagggagagctggGGGGGTTCCACCTCTAGTAGTCTGCTGACcgagtgatagagggagagatagataagAGAGATGTTGAGAGGGTGGAGATGTTTAGGAGCAGAGACATCTTTAAAAACAGctttaaaataaaacatgttttgtgcAAGGACAACCAGAGTATTGTCTTTGTCAACACTGTCCTAATAGGCCTGTGTGTGGATTATGGTTCAAATGATGGTTTCACACAATAGAATAGTGTGTACAATTGTATGCATGTATTTTGTAACAAAATAAAATCGAGCCAAGTgagaaaataacaataaaatgacaTTCACAAGTGGAAATGTTCCTGATAAAACCTCCCCAAGTTGTGAACTCGGAGTTTAAGAGGTCTTATTGAACTGTTCATAGCCTAATGGCACAAATGTTAAAAGAAAACCCGCTACTTGTGTATTTACGGTAGCTTCCCTGCTCTCCAAATCCCGCAGCACTTGTTGTGTCTTCTTGTGGTCATTTTGGAGCCAGATAAGCTTTGACGAACGACACTggatttatttttaatacattagtGATTTGCAGGATTTAACAGTACTTTCTCTCATATAGCCTATATACCAAAACATTACTTTTCTGAAATACATTTGAGTGTTGTCGCCTGCGCATAGCCGTCGAACTGGCTTATTCGGCATTGTTTTTTGGGGCGACTGTTATCCAGCATAATAgcgagacagaggaagagagaagggaacTTATTCCACGAGCCTCTTTAGACCGAACGGAGATAAGTCGAGGATAACATTCGTAATTACAACAATTTTCGCAACCAGATAAAGGTGGAGAGTCACGGATACGTCTGGTATCCAACAACAAGTCAACCTTCAGCctatcattatttttattttggtgatCTTATACCGAGAAAATTACCGTCCGTGTTCATGCCAGATCTGCAGCGCTTTAGTTTCCCATATCATAGCATGAATCCTTTGTTAGAGGCGAACTCGCTTCTCCAACATCAACAGCAGCAGAACCAAGGAGGACAGAGTCATCCGGATTCCCCCTCAGGCCTTCTGCCCGAATCCGTCTTCGGCTCGCTCGACCCGACGTCTTTCTTCCTGGGCGACCATCCCGGACTGGGCTCGGAGTCTCTGCCAGGGTTCGATTTCACCACACCCTCACAAGCTTACCTGCATCTAAACCACTCTTATCACCGGTCTGTGCCCCAACCTCCTGCAGCGATGGCCCTGAGGAACGACCTGGGCTCCAATATCAGTGTCCTAAAGACTCTGAACTTACGGTTCCGATGCTTTCTGGCCAAAGTGCATGAACTTGAGCGAAGGAATAAGATTTTGGAGAAACAACTACAACAGGCGTTGGATGCGAAAAACAGCTGTGATGGGGGTTGTTCTGAAAGCGCTAGACGGGCCCATACCCAAGAAACAGGTGTACAGACCGGGTTTGTGGGAACTATCCCTCTCAGGCCCGGGTCACTCCCGTTCCAAAACACCAACAACTCCGCGAGACGACCCACTACCCTCTTCACGCTTGAATCCAACAATAAAGCTGGAACAACCCCCACCGAACCGAATCAGAATCCGACCATCACGGTAAGCCAATCAACCCCGACAATCGAATCTCCAGCCGGGTCCAATTCAATCACCAACGGGAAAACGGTTTTTAGTACAGGCACTGGAACCCCCACCAACCCGCCTCCCCGGTTCCTCCCCGGTACTATCTGGTCCTACAACCATACCCGCAAGCTCGGTTCTGGCGTGGAGACGCGCGTCACCAGCCCCGGTGTGTCCTGGGTCCAGCCGGACGGGGTCGGGGTCCAGATTGATACCATTACCCCGGAGATCAGAGCCCTGTACAACGTCCTGGCCAAAgtcaagagggagagagacgagtaCAAACGCAGGTAAATAGGATCAACCTTTGTTGATTTATTCACCAAAGTAAGGCCTAATTAACGTGTGTGTCTGACGGGTGTAAAGGCGCATGGGGACCTAGAGTTGTGATTAAACGTCTCTTGGTAAAAGTCAGTTGATGTAACTTAGTGGAACTAAAATAGCCGTACATGTATTATTTTGCTCATGCCACTTGGGTGAAGTGAAAGGCCCTATTACAACAGATGGCCTCTGAGAGCAGCTGTGTCCTGCCTGTGTTCTGTCTATTTCTGCCACAGCCCACACCATTCTTATTGATAGAGATGCAAAGGGCCTTCAGTCAAAGGGCAGCTGGGGGAAATACCAAACATTATCAGACCATAACTGACTCAGAATGAAGTCATGTAACTGAGATCCAACACAGGAAGGCTCTGTTTCAACAATCACACCAATGCTTTTGAAGTTCAAAGATTTTGAACTCTTGAGTTTGCCACTAGCTTGTGGACACCAGACCTAGGTCGCATATATATGAGGTATGCTTGATTTAGCTGTTTGTACTTTTGGGATTACTGTGTTGATTTTGTACTTTTGGGATTATTCCATTGGAACCAGGCAAACTATATAAATCAAGCACAGCTCAAGTATTTGAAGATTTGACTTATGGTTTGGCTTGGGGAAGGAATATCTGCTTAGCGCCCCTTTAGAAAACAAGGGGAATGggccaaacacagtgacaggaatcTGATACAGAGACCATAGTGCACCTCTGAACGTTTGAAATGGCTGCAGTTTATATTCTATGACAGAACTAGAACCCGGACCGCTGATTTGTGGCACTAGTAACAGCAGGGCTGTGGCTTCGATTCACGCTGCACAGGTCACATAGACATGGTCTATACTGAAGGTATGACCATAAGTTGTTTTTGATAAATATATCTCAGCGAAAATGCCATACCCAATGAATGTAAGGTGATAGACAAGCATGTATGTCTCATTAGGAAGGCTGGGTAGGGTCAGGGATTGGTTTGTGATCGGGAGGACCTGGgacaagtgtgtgtttgtggctgttttgtttgtttattgtgaTTTCATGAGGCATGTGACCTTACTGCCACCTCCAAGTGAGTCAAGTCCAGGCTTGTCTCACCTTCAGACATCCATATATCTGATAGCATCCGTACTGCACAGTCATTGATGTGATTTAGGCCTCCAGTGTAGTGAAAGAATGTTATCTCTGTCATGAGTCTGTTGTAGTAATGCAGTTAAATCTACCTGCAGGcaacatgtagagagagggaaaccCACAGGACTATTAATTCACTTCAAGAAGGTAGTTTCAGTATAAGATACacccccttccttccctctcctccactcctcttccccTGTCCCTTgttctctccatctatccattcATATTGCTATTCATTGTTCCCACTCTCTCATTGGCTAGATCTCTCATACccctccagtggtggaaaaacccaattgtcatacttgatttaaagtaaagataccttaatagaaaattactcaagtaaaagtgaaagtcacccagtaaaatactacttgagtaaaagttaaaaaaatatttggttttaaatgtacttaactatcaaaaaaaataaataattgttgttcatgtttttaaaattgacagatagccaggggcacactccaacactcagatatcattcaGAAACCAAGtatttgtgttcagtgagtctgccagatcagagacagtagagatgaccagggatgatctcttgataagtgcatgaattggaccattatcatggcctgctaagcattcaaaatgtaacaagtacttttgggtgtccggggaaaatgtatggaataaaaagtacatacattttgtttaggaatgtagtgaagtaaaagttaccccagaaaactacttaagtagtactttaaagtatttttacataaGTACTTACACCACTGTGCCCTCTTACTGTCTCCTCCCTTATTTTCCTGACCTGCTCTGTCCTGTATTATCATCCCCCCttcacctgtctctgtctctctctgtgtctgtctctctctgtgtctgtctctctgtctctggctgtctgtctctctgtctcactctgtgtctgtctctctgtctcactgtgtctgtctgtctgtgtctgtctctctctgtgtttgtctctctctgtctgtctgtctgtctgtctgtctgtctaaggctttctctttctctctctcatttcaaataaaatgttgctttattggcatgggaaacatgtttacattgccaaagcaagtgagataAACAGTAAACAAAAGTGAGGACATAAAACAATGTTAACAAAAACTAttagaaattaacagtaaacattgcacttaCAAAGGTTTGACATTTTTTTAATGTGTTATACTGTTAtcagctatgtacagtgttatatCAATGTGCATATGGTTGTAGTAAGAATAGTAGGGGAagataaatcaacataaatattaGTGTTATTTAAAATGTTATTCGTGCTGAACttgttgcccttttctcatggcaacgggccccttgctgctgtgatggcacactgcaGTATTTCTcctaacagatatgggagtttgattagttttcaaattctttgtgggtcggtgtgatctgtgggaaatatgtgtctctaatatggtaatacatttggcaggaggttaggaagttcagctcagtttccacctcattttgtgggcagtatgcacatagccaggtctgcctatggggGTCTCtgtcaatagcaaggctatgctcactgagtctgtacattttgggtcagtcacagtggtcaggtattctgccactgtgtacactctgtttagggccagatagcattcacattttttttattttttggttgattctttccagtgtgtcaaatagttatctttttgttttctcttatttggttgggtctaattgtgtttctatcctggggctctgtggggtctgtttgtgtttgtgaacagagccacagaaccagctggctgaggggactcttcgctaggttcatctctctgtaggtgagggctttgtggtggaatgtgtgggcATCGTTTCCTTTTAGGtgtttgtagaatttaacagctcttttctgcaCTTTGATAACTAGCATATGTAGTATTAATTCTgttctgcatgcattgtttggtgttttgtgttgtacacaaagtatatttttttcagaattctgcatgcagtctcaattgggtgtttgtcccgtttttgtatttttttgctcTTGGTTCTATGTTAAACGACTGAAAAGGTTGGAGAAGTGtgttatccatacatctccattttggatagatagctcttcgtgttgtttgtttagtgtgttccaattttcccagaagtgatttgattctatggattcttcaatcacattgagctgatttctgaaaTGCTGTTCCTTATTTTTtcttagtgtatttctgtattattTTAGTGTTTCACCGTCGTGAAGGCGTAAGCgaaggttttctgggtctctgtttttggttggataggtttctcaatttctttcttaggtttttgcgttcttcatcaaaccatttctcATTGTCATTAGTTTTCTTAGCTATTCTGCTTGAATTTACATTTGATATGTTAGCTGATAGGTCAAATATAGTGTCTAGGAAGTTGTCTAGGAGGGATTGGATTTGTTGTTGGCCAAAAGTTTTTTGGTTTCTACACTACCCTCCTTctatctatagcatttcttaaaaGCATGCAGTTTCTTCAGCTTCAATGTCTCGGTTGAGTGTTGCTCTGTTCAAGAAGatagtgattttgctgtgatctgataggggtgtcagtgggatGACTGTGATTGTTCCGAGAGACACTGGTTTGAGGTCGGTGATaaggtagtctacagtactactgtcaAGAGATCAGCTGTtggtgtacctaccgtaggagtcccctcgaagcctaccattgactatgtctAGACCCAGCATGCAACAGAGCTGTAGGAGTTGTGAgccgtttttgttggttgttttgtcatacTTGTGTCTAGGGGGCATAttggggagggaatgctgtcacctccaagTAGGTGTTTGTCTCCATGTCTGCTAAGAGTGTCGGTTCTGgctttaggtcaccacagactagtacatgtctctgggcctggaaatggttgatctccccctctaggatggagaaggtGTCATCATTAATGTGTGGGAAGATATAGGTACCACACAGGACAACCATTTTCTCTGAGATCATTTCCCTATTTATTTCCAACCAGATGTGAAATGTTCCTGTTTTAATTAATTGATTGGAGTGGGTTAGGTTATGTctgatctcctcttctctccatctctcacgcGCACTCTCCACTGCCAGCTCCAGTCTCCTTTCTTCAACCCCCTTCCCCCATATcatatctttctccctctctctcttcctaactGCATGCGGCCATGCGCCTTCCCCTCCACCTAGTATCTGCAATGCGGTATACTCTGCACGGCAGGCTGTGATTGCTGGAAAAGGGAGGTGGCTTCCAAAGAGAGCTCAGCTCatctttccctcgctctctccccctccctcactctcacctTACCCATCTATCTCAATCACAACAGTGTGCACAATGGCACAAAAACGTCTCTCTGTACACTATATAACCTCTATTTGTTTTAAGAGCAGTTTGGTAAAGGCTCCGACATGTTGCAGTATTGTGCATTTTAAGCAGCAATTCTATAAATGGCAGTGCTGTGCATTGGGGTCTATGTGGTGTGTTGAGTCACTGAATCAGCCATCGTAGTTCTAACATGTCAACTGTACAGGCTTTCAATGAGATTACTGTTCACTAGATGGATGGTGCTGTCTGACCCTGGGGCCCAGATTCATggaccaggggtttctcacacacacacacacacacacacacacacagttaatagtTATTATTATGATGTTGCCATTTTACTGTGTAATTTACTTCACATTATATTTTGTTGTGTAGGTGGGAGGAGGAGTACACTGTCAGAGTGGACATGCAGCAGAAGATGGAAGACCTACAGGAggtaacactgtgtgtgtgtgtgtgtgtgtgtgtgtgtgtgcctggcctCTCTTAATGATTGATACATAGGGGGTAAATGTTTCCCCTCTTTCTGTTACACTTGTTCTCTGTTGATTTGCAGGGATAAGAACAAAACCATGTCAGAATATCAAACATGACAACAAGACATTACATTGAAATGTTTAGGAGCTCAATGCTTGTAGACACAAAGGCCCTCCTCACTGATCTATACACTAACTTAGGGCGCGGGGCCAGAGGCGCAGTGTTGTGTCTGAGGTTCTGGCGGTGTTGACACATTTGACATTGCCCTGACGCATGCCAAACAACCTAATACAATTGCTTGTGTGAAACAGCTTGGTTGAATAGTGTGCAAACCACTAACCAAATATAGTATGTTTATAAACAGCTAACATAATTGTACTGTAGGCTGTGTATAAATCCCTAACCTACTAGTTAGATGCTCCTCCCATGACGTTCGTCATACGTGTTACAGAAAGCAGCTGACAGTCATGATCAGACAGCCAAATGGTTAACTATTTGAGGAACGGGTGGAGCTACTTACACACATTCAGCATGATTGAATTACAGCAACAATATCAACTCCCCAAAATGGCCCCGTTGGTCCCTGTCAGAGTGAGTTACTTAATCTGAAAGTAATTTGTACGTCCTACTtccaaattttattggtcacatactagaggtcgaccgattatgatttttcaacgccgataccgattattggaggaccaaaaaagccgattccgattaatcggtagattaaaaaaaaataaaaataaaaatgtatttgtaataatgacaattacaacaatactgaattaacacttattttaacttaatataatacatcaataaaatcaatttagcctcaagtagataatgaaacatgttcaatttggtttaaataatgcaaaaacaaagtgttggagaagaacgtaaaagtgcaatatgtgctatgtaagaaagctaacgtttcagttccttgctcagaacatatgaaagctggtggttccttttaacatgagtcttcaatattcccaggtaagaagttttaggttgttgttattataggactatttccctctataccatttgtatttcattaacctttgactattggatgttcttataggcactttagtttgccagtgtaacagtatagcttccgtccctctcctcgctcctccctgggctcgaaccagcaacacaacaataacagccaccacatcgaagcagcgttacccatgcagagcaagggaaacaaccaccccaaggctcagagcgagtgaagtttgaaacgctattagcgcgcgctaactagccagccatttcacttcagttacaccagcctcatctcgggagttgataggtttgaagtcataaatagcgcaatgcttgacgcacaacgaaaacctgctggcaaaacgcacgaaagtgctgtttgaatgaatgcttacgcgcctgcttctgcctaccaccgctcaatcagatacttgtatgcttgtatgctcagtcagattatatgcaacacaggacacgctagataatacagtatctagtaatatcatcaaccatgtgtagttaactagtgattatgattgattgtttgttataagataagtttaatgctagctagcaacttaacctggcttactgcatttgcgtaacaggcagtcagtctccttgtggagtgcaacgagagagaggcaggtcgttattgcgttggactagttaactgtaaggttgcaagattggatcccccgaactgacaatgtgaaaatctgtctttctgcccctgaacgaggcagttaacccactgttcctaggccgtcattgaaaataagaatgtgttcttaactgacttgcctagttaaaggtgtaaaaaaggtgtaaaaaaaaaaaaaaaaaaaaaaaaataataataaaattgggcccaaaaataccgatttcgattgttatgaaaacaacttgaaatcggccctaattaatcggccattccgattaactGGTTTACCTCTATCACATACGCattaagcagatgttattgtgggtgtagcgaaatgcttgtattcctagctccaacagtgcagtaatatctaacaaatctAAAATAAAAGAATGGAGTTAtgaaaatatacactaccggtcaaaagtttaagaacacctactcattcaagggtttttctttatttttactattttctacattgttgaataatagtgaagacatcaaaactatgaaataacacatatggaatcatgtagtaaccaaaaaagtgttaaacaaatcaaaatatattttaaatagccatcctttgccttgatgacagctttgcacactcttggtgaggcaggtcctcaccagacatccacggcaacaacgtcgcctatgggcgcAAACCGAccttcgctggaccagacaggactggcaaaaagtgctcttaactgacgagtcgcggttttgtctcaccaggagtgatggtcggattcgcgtttatcgtcgaaggaatgagcaatacaccgaagcctgtactctggagcgggatcgatttggaggtggagggtccgtcatggtctggcggtgtgtcacagcatcatcggactgagcttgttgtcgttgcaggcaatctcaatgctgtgcgttacagggaagacatcctccaccctcatgtggtacccttcctacagACTCATccgacatgaccctccagcatgacaatggcacaagccatactgctcgttttgTGCATGATTTCttgcaagacagaaatgtcagtgttttgccatggccagcgaagagcccggatctcaatcccattgagcacgtctgggacctgttggatcggagggtgagggctagggccattccccccccagaattgtccgggaacttgcaggttccttggtggaagagtgggctaACATCGcacagcaagaactgtcaaatatggtgcagtccatatggaggagatgcactgcagtacttaattcagctggtggccacaccagttactgactgttacttctgattttgacccccctttgtacagggacacattattacatttcgtagtcacatgtctgtggaacttgttcagtttatgtctcagttgttgaactggaaggccaaaaagagaatcaaggacatcaaccacccgagccactgcctgttcaccccgctatcattctgacctcgccttctggatgacagtggggtgaacaggccgtggctcgggtggttgatgtccttgaagTGCGGGCAGTgagcgtcggtggcactgtattatcctcaaagcggatgaagaaggtgtttagcttatccgggagcaagatgtcggtgtcctcgatgtggctggttttccctttgtattcCGTGACTGTCTGTAGACCTTGCCACATACGTCACGGAAGTTTCAGTAGGAGTGGTCAAGTGTTTTTTAGCAgcacgagtactacagtcaatgtgttgatagaacttcggaaGCGTTTTCCTccaatttgctttgttaaaatccccagctacaataaatgcagcctcaggatatgtgacTTGAGGGGGAATGCACAcgactgtgactataactgaagagaattctcttgagaGGTAATACGGTCTGCGTTTGATTGtaaggtattctaggtcgggtgaacaaaaggacttgagtttctgtacattatcacaatcacaccatgagtagttaatcatgaaacatacacccctgcgTTTCTTCTGcacggagagttctttattcctgtctgcgcaatgCACTGAGAATgtagctggctgtatggacagggAAAGTATATCTGAAGAGAGCCttgattccgtgaaacagagtatgttacagtccctgatgtctctctggaggaGATACTtgccctgagcttgtctactttattgtccagagactaaacattagcgagtaatatactcggaagtggtggatggtgtgTACGCCTCCTCAGTCAGACTAGAAGTCTACTCTTCTCCGCCCGCGGCGTCTTGTAGCAGCCCCTGGGATAAGATCAATTGCCCTGGGGgttacgaacaaaggatccaattcgggaaagtcgtattcctggtcgtaaatGCTgatgagttaccgccgctctgatattCATAAGTTCTTTCCAtttgtaagaaataacacacacaaaaaaaaaaatgactgcaatgttgcttaggagctagaagcagagctgccatgtctgtcggcgccatcttgccaTCAGTAAGCATATGCTGAGCCAGATGGGGCTCTGGTTTCTCacgtttgttgtgtgtgtgtggatgtgtgaggATGCAACTGCAGGGGACATCTACCTAACCCAGTTAGACCAGCTCTGTTGAGCCAACAGGAGACCACATGGCATGCAGCAAAGTCCCACTTTACATTAAACTATCCATGCAGAACAATGTACAAGATACAAAAAGAAACACTCGGCACAGACACAATCAACTTTTATGTGAAGACATATCTTAGGAAGAAGTTCTGCAAAATATTATGGCTAGTAGTTTACGGAATCAAATACTTCAGAGAAAAGATGGAgaaggcagcagggtagcctagtggttagagcgttggactagtaaccggaaggttgcaaattcaaatccccgagctgacaaggtacaaatctgtcgttctgcccctgaacaggcagttaacccactgttcctaggccgtcattgaaaataagaatttgttcttaactgacttgcctagttaaataaaggtaaaataaaaaataaaaatttgatCAACAATATGATCCAAGGCACTTGTGAGATTAAGTAGGCAGGGTTGTCAATGTATAatctgtgtatgtactgtatgtttgtgtgttgtaCTTTGGATTTGTAGTAAGACTTAGGGTAAGAACATCTATCCTTACACTGTAAAGAATATATAATCATCATGGACAGATTATAGTGTTGTACTTTGGATTTGAAGTGCATTTGAGTCAAGACTTATAAAGACAAGATATGATGTTTTACAGTTTGGCCCTACCCTGAGTTGGTCAATATAGAATGTTTTACTGTTTGGCCCTACTGTAAATTGGTTAATATAGAATGTTTTACTGTTTGGCCCTACTGTAAATTGGTCAACATAGAATGTTTTACAGTTTGGCCCTACCCTGAGATGGTCAATATAGAATGTTTTACTGTTTGACCCTACCCTGTTGGTCAATATAGAATGTTTTACTGTTTGGCCCTACCCTGAGTCGGTCAATATAGAATGTTTTACTGTTTGGCCCTACTGTAAATTGGTCAATATAGAATGTTTTACTGTTTGGCCCTACTGTAAATT of the Oncorhynchus clarkii lewisi isolate Uvic-CL-2024 chromosome 3, UVic_Ocla_1.0, whole genome shotgun sequence genome contains:
- the LOC139389459 gene encoding non-homologous end joining factor IFFO1-like, whose protein sequence is MPDLQRFSFPYHSMNPLLEANSLLQHQQQQNQGGQSHPDSPSGLLPESVFGSLDPTSFFLGDHPGLGSESLPGFDFTTPSQAYLHLNHSYHRSVPQPPAAMALRNDLGSNISVLKTLNLRFRCFLAKVHELERRNKILEKQLQQALDAKNSCDGGCSESARRAHTQETGVQTGFVGTIPLRPGSLPFQNTNNSARRPTTLFTLESNNKAGTTPTEPNQNPTITVSQSTPTIESPAGSNSITNGKTVFSTGTGTPTNPPPRFLPGTIWSYNHTRKLGSGVETRVTSPGVSWVQPDGVGVQIDTITPEIRALYNVLAKVKRERDEYKRRWEEEYTVRVDMQQKMEDLQEDLQESEGCQDELAVRVQQLKAELVLFKGLMSNNMSDLDSKIQEKAMKVDMDICRRIDITARLCDLAQQRNCEDVIQMYQVPNTQSAINCRPRKQTPLSVNSSEGDETISTSESDGGLPREEELCGSSANQINEEMQRMLNQLRECEFEDDCDSLAWEETEETLLLWEDFPGCTLAPETTHQPGEQEDQCLEKVINDTEDLFKSREKEYQETIDQIEYDLATAKSDMNRHLHEYMEMCSMKRGLDVQMETCRRLITQSGDSKPGSPVAVAGEESVDQAEKEGTTASPPLSNSPPRS